In the genome of Pseudonocardia cypriaca, the window ACCTGAGCGCGCAGCTGCCCGGCGTCCACCCCGGGCACGGTGCGGATGTCCAGCATCAGCTCCGCGGCGTCGGGCACCACGTTCGGGGCCACCCCGCCGCGCAGCACACCGACGTTCGCGGTGACCGGCCCGAACCGGTCGTCCCTCGGCCAGCCCGCGTGGTCGTGCAGCGCCACCGCAGCGCGCGCGAGCCGGACCACCGCGTTGTCGCCCAGCTCGGGCGCGGAGCCGTGGGCGGCGCGGCCCGCGGCGCGCAGCCGCATCCAGTGCGCTCCCTTGTGCGCGATCACCAGGGCGTTGGCCGTCGGCTCCGCGACGACGAGCGGGCCGCCGCCTGCGATGGCGTCCCGGCCCGCCGCGTCGAGGTTCACCAGACCCGTGCAGCCGGTCTCCTCGCCAGCGGTGAGCACCAGCTGCACGCCCCGGCAGGTGTGCGGTCGGGCGGAGTGCTCGACGGTGGCAGCCACCGCGGCGGCCACGCCGGACTTCATGTCGCTCGCGCCGCGACCCACCACCTTGTCCCCGTCGCGCTCGGCCGCCCACGGGTCCACCGACCAGTCCTCGGCCCGTACGGGGACGGTGTCGAGGTGGCCGGTGAACGTGAGCGGCGGCCCGTCGCCGCCCGCCGTCCGCGCGACGAGCTGCTCGCGCCCCGGCTCCCACTCCAGCAGCCGGGTCACGAGCCCGGCCTCCTCGAGCAGGCCCGCGCAGTGCCGCGCCGCGGTTCCCTCGCCGCCGCCGATCGTCCGGAACCGGATCAGCTCACCCAGCAGGTCGAGGACGTCGGTCACCGCAGCACCTGGCCCCGCGTCTCGGGCAGGGTGAGGATCACGAGGAAGGCGATCACCGCGCCCGCGGCGACGTACCAGAAGAAGGCCTGCGCGTAGCCGGCGGCGGACAGCGTCTGGATCACCAGCGGAGCGGTCCCGCCGAACGTCGCGACCGTGAGGTTGTACCAAGCGCCGATGCCCAGGCCGCGCAGTTCGGTGGGGAACAGCTCACTCATGATCGCGGGTGCGATCGAGGTCATGGCCGTGTAGAGCCCGAGCCCCACGACGAAGACGACGAGCATGTTCCAGAACCCGGGCCCGATCAGTGCCGACAGCGGCACGATCAGCACGGCCGTGGCGGCCGACCACACCATCAGCTGCGGCTTGCGTCCGAACCGGTCCGACAGCACGCCCATCGGGTACTGCAGCGCCACGAAGATGGCGGTCGCGATGGACAGGGCCCAGAACACCTCACGCGCGTCGGCGCCCCGCGACGTCACCGCGAACGGGGTGAGCGCGGAGAAGAACGTGTAGTAGCACAGCGTCGAGAGCAGGGTGAACGCGATGAGCTGCCCGACCGCCTTCGGGTGCTCGGTCAGCGTCAGCAACAGTGGGCGCTTCACCTGCTGGGCCTTGGCCTTGTTCTCCTCGAACTGCTCGGTCTCCGGCATGGCCCGCCGCAGCCACAGCCCGATCAGCCCGAGCACGCCGCCGATGATGAACGGGATGCGCCACCCGTACGCGGCCAGCTCCTCGCGGGACAGCACCTGCGTGAGCAGCGCGCCGAGCAGCGACGCGAGCAGCACCGCCGAACCCGTGGAGATGTAGAAGAACGACGAGTAGCGGCCGCGCCGCTCCGGGGGTGCGATCTCGGCGAGGTATGCCGAGGCGTTGGAGACCTCCCCGCCGAGCGACATGCCCTGCCCGATGCGCGCGAGCAGCAGCAGGATCGGCGCGAGCCAGCCCACTTGCTCCCACGTCGGCAGGATGCCGATGATGAACGACCCGCCCGCCATCAGGGTGATCGTCAGCAGCATGGCCGTGCGCCGTCCCCGCAGGTCGGCGAACCTGCCGAGCAGCCAGCCGCCCAGCGGGCGGAAGAAGAACGCCAGCGCGTAAGCGGCGAACGTGTTGATCAGCGCGAGGGTCGGGTTCTCCGGCGAGAAGATCTGCGTCGCGAAGAAGATGCTGAACGTCGCGTAGATCGTCCAGTCGTACCACTCGATGGCGTTCCCGACCGACGCCGCCACCAGCGTCCGGACGGGTAGCCGGTGTACCGGCGTTTCCTTGCCGATGGACGGCGTCGATCGGTCGGACACTGGTCGCTCCCCGGGCTACGTGACAGACGGTGAGGCGACATTAGGCCACCTGGTCGCCGTCGTCACCCGAGAGATCTGATCAGTCCGCGAGGCGGAACGCCAGCTTCGTCTCCCACTTGTTCATGTCCGGCTGCTCGGCCGGGTGGGTGTGCAGCAGTTCCAGCCGGCATCCCCACCGCGTGCCGCGCTCGGTCTCGGTGGCGTCCCAGCGCAGGCCCTGCGCCGCGGCTTCGTCCTGGAAAGCCCCGGTGACGGCGATCAGCTCGTCCGGGTGCCCGACGTGCGTGGTCACGGCATAGCGGCCGGCCGGCAGCACACCGGCGAACACGTCCCCCTCACCGTCGACCGGCGCCGCGACCGGTACCCCCGCCTCGACGTCGAGCTCGTGCTCCATGTCGATCACGAGGTAGCGGAAGAACGGCGCGCCGGCCGGCGCGATCCCCCGCGCCGCGAGCCACCCGAACACCTCTGCGAGGCGGTCGGCGATCTCGGGGAAGGTCTGCATCGTGATCGTGCGGCGGATCGCGACGTACGGCTGCGCGGACCACTCTTCGACGGCCAGGTTCATCGTCATGACCAGGAAGACCGGCGGCGCGCCCGGAACTCATCGGTCCGCGGCGATCGCCACCTCGGCGCAGGCCTCCAGGTCGGCGAGCTGCGCCTCCAGCTTCGCGCGGATCCGCTCGACGGCCGAGCGGCCCAGTGGCAGGCGCAGCGGCGCGGACGGCGCGTGGACGACGTCGATGATCGCCTCGACCGCGCGGACGGGATCGCCCGGCTGCCGGCCGTGCGCTGTGGCATTGCGGGCCCTCAGGGCACCGGCGGGCCCGTCCTCGTAGTCCGGGATCGGGGTGGCGTGGCCCAGTGAGCGGCCGAGGAACTCGGTGCGGAACGGGCCCGGCTCGACGATCGTCACCCGGATCCCGAACGGCGCCACCTCGCCGGCGAGGGCCTCCGACGCCCCTTCGAGGGCGAACTTGCTGGTGGCGTAGATCGCGTGGCCGGGGTTGCCGACCACGCCACCGACCGAGGACATCTGCACGATGTGCCCGCGACGCCGGGCTCGCATGTGCGGGAGCACGGCGCGGGTGACGGCCAACGCGCCCAGCAGGTTGACGGCGAGCACGTCGTGGATCTGCTCGTCCGAGAGCTCCTCCAGCGCGCCGAGCAGCCCGTGGCCGGCGTTGTTGACCAGGACGTCGACCGGCCCTGCTGCCACCGCCGCATCGACCGCCGTGCGCACCTGACCGGGGTCGGTGACGTCCAGCGGGAGCGCGAGCACGGCGTTGGGGTACTTCTCGACGAGATCGGCGACGGCCAGCGGATCGCGCGCCGTGGCGACGACCTTCTCGCCGCGGGCGAGCAGCGTCTCGGCGAGGACGCGGCCGAACCCGGCCGAGGAACCAGTGATGAACCAGCGCATGCCGCCATCGTGAGCCCGGCGCCGGTCATACGTCCAAGACATGTTCCTGCTCGCACTCATTGCAGTGCAATATGAATGTGTGGAACTGCGCCAGCTCGTCTACCTCGACGCGGTCGTCCGGCACGGCGGGTTCACCCGGGCCGCGGAGCACCTGCGCGTGGCCCAGCCCGCGGTCTCGGTGCAGATCCGCAGGCTGGAGGCCGAGCTGGGCGCGCGGCTGCTGCACCGCACCACCCGGACCGTCGCGCTGACCCAGGCCGGCGAGCTCGTCCTCCGCCGGGCGCGGCGCGCCATGACCGAGCTCGACGCCGTCCGCGACGAGCTCGCCGGCCTCGCCGGAGGACTGCTGGGCCGCGTGCGGATCGGTGCGATCCAGGCGCTCGACCCGTTCGACCTGCCTGCCGCGCTCGCCGCGTTCCACCGGCAGCACCCGGGCGTCGAGCTCGCGCTCGGGTCCGGCGCGCTACGCCGCCTGCTCGACGGGCTCGACCACGGCGAGCTGGACCTCGCGATCGGCCCCATGCCACCCGGCCTGCCCGCCCGCTACGCGCGCACCCCCCTGTTCACCGACGAGCTGGTGCTCGCCACGCCCCCGGACCACCCCCTCGCCGGCACCGATCCCCTGCCCCTGGCGGCGCTGCGCGACGAGCCGTTCGTGTGCCTGCCCGCCGACAGCGGTCTGCGCGCGATCCTCGACCGGCTGGCGGGCGAGGCGGGCTTCACCCCGCGCGTCCCGTTCGAGAGCTCCCACCTGCACCGACTGCGCGACCTCGCCGCCCACGGGCTCGGCGTCGCCCTCGTGGCACGGTCGGTGGCCGAGGCACCCGGACCGCCGGTGGCCGTGCACAGCGTCGACCCGGGACCGCAGCTGCGACCGGTCGGGCTGCTGCACCGCACCGACGTGGCACTCGGCGCAGCCGCCGAGGCCTGCCGCGCGTTCCTCGCCGGCTGGATGGCAGGAACCGGCTCGGCGGATACCAGCCCGGCCGTGGACGATCCGGCCTTCATCGCGACGGCGCCAGCCGAGCCGCCGGCGGGAGCGGCGCGTGCTGCGGGGAGGCTTCGAACGCCTGGATCACCAACGCCGCGAAGCGTCGGGAGGCCATGACCTGGGCGGCGGTTGATGCGGCGCGGATCCCCTTGTTGGCCATGAGGACGAGGATCAGGTCGTCCAGGACGAAGTCGGATCGCAGGCGCCCTGCGTCCTTGGCCCGTCGAGCCAGTTCGGCGACCGCCTTGACCGTGTACTCGCGGCTCGCGGCGATGTTCGTGACTCCCGGGAAGCTCGCCAGGAAGGCTTGTGTGAAGCCTCTGTCGCGTGCGTGCAGCCCGCAGATCCTCTCGATCACCTGGCACAGGCCACGCCACGGGTCGGGATCTGCGCATGCCTCGTCGACGATGGCGCGACAAGCGTGCAGTTGGTCGGCGAAGGCTTCTGCGACCAGCACCTGCTTGGTCGGGAAGCGGCGGTACAAGGTCGCCGGTCCCACCCCGGCACGCCGCGCGACCTCCCGCATCGGTACGTCCAGGCCGTCGGCGGAGAACAATGCTCGCGCCGCGTCGAGGATGCGTTCGCGGTTGTCCAGCGCGTCGGAACGCAACGCGTGAGGCAAATGATCGGCCACCGCTCTCACTTTAGCTAAGTGGACGGGGGCGTCCGTTACCGTCGAGACGGAAGTTCGCCGAGGTCATGGGCGTGCAGGACGGGGAACGTGGAGACGACCTTGAAGGCAATCGCGGTCCAGGCGTACGGAGGTCCCGAGGGTCTGGCCGTTGTCGACCTGCCGGTGCAAGCACCTGCTGCCGGGCAGGTGCTGATCGCCACCGAAGCGGTGGGGGTGGGCGGTGTCGACACCTTGATCCGGAGCGGGGCCCTGGCCGCCTACGGCTTCGAGGAGGGCCACATCCCGGGGGGCGAGGTGGCGGGCACCGTGACCGCAGTAGGTGACGGCGTCGACGCATCGTGGATCGGCAGGCGGGTGTGGGCTTTCACCGGCACCGGCGGCGGCTACGTCGAACAGGCCCTCGCGCCGGTTGCGCAGATCCTCCCCCTGCCGACGGGCCTGTCCGCCGCCGCGGCGGTGACGCTCGGCAGCTCCGGTGCGGTGGCCCACTTCGGGCTCCGCCACGCCCGATTCGCCCCCGGGGAGACGGTCCTGGTGCGCGGCGCGGCCGGCAGCATCGGGATCATGGCGGTTCAGCTGGCGGCCCGCGGTGGTGCTGCCGCGGTGGCGGTCACGACATCGTCATCCGAGCGCGGCGAGCGGCTGCGCCGACTCGGCGCGACCCACGTGCTCGACCGCTCCGGCGATGCAGGAGTGGGGGCTCCTGCCGGCTACGACGTCATCATCGACGTCGTGGCCGGCAAGGACATGCCGTCGTTCTTCGACAGGCTCAACCCGAACGGCCGCATGGTGGCCGTGGGCGCTGTCGCGGGCCAGCCGCCGTCGGACTTCGGCATGAAGATCATGAACGCGTTCCAGAAGTCCATGTCCTTCGCGGCCTTCAGCGCTGCCACCGTCCCCGAGGCAGACCTGCGTGCGGTGCGCAGCGAGCTGTTCACGGCCGCCGGGCGCGGCGAGATCGAGGCGGTGGTGCACGAACTGCTGCCGCTGGCCGAGGCCGTGCTGGCGCACCAGAAGATGGATGCGGGAGAGGTCTTCGGCAGGATCGTGCTGCTGCCGTAGCCGCAGGCGATGCCCGGTCAGGAGGCGGACCGGCCAGGAGGAGCGGCGTCTCGGACCGCCGCGGTGACCAGGGCGCGCAGCTCCTCGGTTCCGCGCGTCCGCAGACCTTCC includes:
- a CDS encoding M20 family metallopeptidase; this encodes MTDVLDLLGELIRFRTIGGGEGTAARHCAGLLEEAGLVTRLLEWEPGREQLVARTAGGDGPPLTFTGHLDTVPVRAEDWSVDPWAAERDGDKVVGRGASDMKSGVAAAVAATVEHSARPHTCRGVQLVLTAGEETGCTGLVNLDAAGRDAIAGGGPLVVAEPTANALVIAHKGAHWMRLRAAGRAAHGSAPELGDNAVVRLARAAVALHDHAGWPRDDRFGPVTANVGVLRGGVAPNVVPDAAELMLDIRTVPGVDAGQLRAQVGLLAGERVELDDHVVLPPLDTGADEPFVGMVRAALQAAGASDEVAPPARFFTDASVLAGVLGGGGSPAPTVVLGPGEPAQCHVVDEYCHASRVEQAVVVYRELLDRWCVPG
- a CDS encoding MFS transporter, which translates into the protein MSDRSTPSIGKETPVHRLPVRTLVAASVGNAIEWYDWTIYATFSIFFATQIFSPENPTLALINTFAAYALAFFFRPLGGWLLGRFADLRGRRTAMLLTITLMAGGSFIIGILPTWEQVGWLAPILLLLARIGQGMSLGGEVSNASAYLAEIAPPERRGRYSSFFYISTGSAVLLASLLGALLTQVLSREELAAYGWRIPFIIGGVLGLIGLWLRRAMPETEQFEENKAKAQQVKRPLLLTLTEHPKAVGQLIAFTLLSTLCYYTFFSALTPFAVTSRGADAREVFWALSIATAIFVALQYPMGVLSDRFGRKPQLMVWSAATAVLIVPLSALIGPGFWNMLVVFVVGLGLYTAMTSIAPAIMSELFPTELRGLGIGAWYNLTVATFGGTAPLVIQTLSAAGYAQAFFWYVAAGAVIAFLVILTLPETRGQVLR
- a CDS encoding GyrI-like domain-containing protein, whose amino-acid sequence is MTMNLAVEEWSAQPYVAIRRTITMQTFPEIADRLAEVFGWLAARGIAPAGAPFFRYLVIDMEHELDVEAGVPVAAPVDGEGDVFAGVLPAGRYAVTTHVGHPDELIAVTGAFQDEAAAQGLRWDATETERGTRWGCRLELLHTHPAEQPDMNKWETKLAFRLAD
- a CDS encoding SDR family oxidoreductase; translated protein: MRWFITGSSAGFGRVLAETLLARGEKVVATARDPLAVADLVEKYPNAVLALPLDVTDPGQVRTAVDAAVAAGPVDVLVNNAGHGLLGALEELSDEQIHDVLAVNLLGALAVTRAVLPHMRARRRGHIVQMSSVGGVVGNPGHAIYATSKFALEGASEALAGEVAPFGIRVTIVEPGPFRTEFLGRSLGHATPIPDYEDGPAGALRARNATAHGRQPGDPVRAVEAIIDVVHAPSAPLRLPLGRSAVERIRAKLEAQLADLEACAEVAIAADR
- a CDS encoding LysR family transcriptional regulator; the encoded protein is MELRQLVYLDAVVRHGGFTRAAEHLRVAQPAVSVQIRRLEAELGARLLHRTTRTVALTQAGELVLRRARRAMTELDAVRDELAGLAGGLLGRVRIGAIQALDPFDLPAALAAFHRQHPGVELALGSGALRRLLDGLDHGELDLAIGPMPPGLPARYARTPLFTDELVLATPPDHPLAGTDPLPLAALRDEPFVCLPADSGLRAILDRLAGEAGFTPRVPFESSHLHRLRDLAAHGLGVALVARSVAEAPGPPVAVHSVDPGPQLRPVGLLHRTDVALGAAAEACRAFLAGWMAGTGSADTSPAVDDPAFIATAPAEPPAGAARAAGRLRTPGSPTPRSVGRP
- a CDS encoding TetR/AcrR family transcriptional regulator, which translates into the protein MADHLPHALRSDALDNRERILDAARALFSADGLDVPMREVARRAGVGPATLYRRFPTKQVLVAEAFADQLHACRAIVDEACADPDPWRGLCQVIERICGLHARDRGFTQAFLASFPGVTNIAASREYTVKAVAELARRAKDAGRLRSDFVLDDLILVLMANKGIRAASTAAQVMASRRFAALVIQAFEASPQHAPLPPAARLAPSR
- a CDS encoding zinc-binding dehydrogenase → MAVQAYGGPEGLAVVDLPVQAPAAGQVLIATEAVGVGGVDTLIRSGALAAYGFEEGHIPGGEVAGTVTAVGDGVDASWIGRRVWAFTGTGGGYVEQALAPVAQILPLPTGLSAAAAVTLGSSGAVAHFGLRHARFAPGETVLVRGAAGSIGIMAVQLAARGGAAAVAVTTSSSERGERLRRLGATHVLDRSGDAGVGAPAGYDVIIDVVAGKDMPSFFDRLNPNGRMVAVGAVAGQPPSDFGMKIMNAFQKSMSFAAFSAATVPEADLRAVRSELFTAAGRGEIEAVVHELLPLAEAVLAHQKMDAGEVFGRIVLLP